The Kordia sp. SMS9 genome window below encodes:
- a CDS encoding LVIVD repeat-containing protein gives MKKYIYIIIASFTLVLVGCDADSANSDASTSAESGQSGSLARFTILDNHLYTVDFLNLNVFDINDVENPILVNSVNVGFNIETLFSYKSYLYIGSRNGMFIYDATNFETPQFLSSVEHFTACDPVIATATHAFVTLKGGNQCGIDLNLLEVYDVTDVTNPILISQRNLAGPVGMGFYGDYLFVCDDEVKIFDISDPENMNLVHAINTESFDVIIQDNLLILVGELGVYQYALDPNNIQNETMLSTIAL, from the coding sequence ATGAAAAAGTATATATATATAATTATCGCAAGCTTCACACTAGTCCTTGTAGGCTGTGATGCCGATAGTGCGAATTCGGACGCAAGCACTTCTGCGGAGTCCGGACAATCAGGATCGTTGGCGCGATTCACCATTTTAGACAACCATTTGTATACCGTAGATTTTCTGAACTTAAATGTATTTGATATTAATGATGTCGAGAATCCGATATTGGTCAATTCGGTAAATGTCGGTTTTAACATAGAAACCTTATTCTCGTATAAATCGTACCTGTACATCGGTTCCAGAAACGGAATGTTTATTTATGATGCTACTAATTTTGAAACACCTCAGTTTCTCTCGTCGGTAGAACATTTTACGGCCTGTGATCCTGTGATTGCGACGGCAACACATGCGTTTGTAACGCTAAAAGGCGGAAACCAATGTGGTATTGATTTAAATTTATTGGAAGTGTATGATGTAACGGATGTAACGAATCCGATTTTAATTTCGCAACGAAACTTAGCAGGACCTGTGGGCATGGGCTTTTATGGAGATTATTTATTTGTGTGTGATGATGAAGTAAAAATCTTTGACATTTCCGATCCCGAAAATATGAACCTAGTACACGCCATTAATACCGAAAGCTTTGACGTAATAATTCAGGATAACTTATTGATTTTAGTGGGCGAACTAGGTGTATACCAATATGCTTTAGACCCGAATAATATACAGAATGAAACGATGCTGAGTACGATTGCTTTGTAA
- a CDS encoding M57 family metalloprotease produces MKKVFNYKWLFLFVGSSLFFSCQNETEQALEESAAEVARIDVKWLAPDDHPVVQLLYSRGYEKGTIYETEEYFLAPPDLFYSKNIEDYHIEDTGGIPKQAYNTGKLVSLDRMRINVFLDNSIGTDLQTQSVNAINELNGINNCALFFVRVFNANQAHITIRSDFGVESTNVLGRAGFPSNGRPFNLVTLNVDRVDDFGADIRRNVVIHELGHCVGLRHTNWQANRESSAVNIPGTSAFDAGSIMWSSANGGTPFTNGDLTAFRALFPRALRMDVVNVIDDYDYSGEIYVLDEVYVDVFEDGSYTTTSNLNRNVTVNYKLRIQEYNHTSGTYTYNRSRTLTAGSNRYFIDEEEEECSPYQGETCTSEDVDITYAFSIL; encoded by the coding sequence ATGAAAAAAGTTTTCAATTACAAATGGCTGTTCCTATTCGTAGGAAGTAGTCTCTTTTTCAGTTGTCAGAACGAAACTGAACAAGCTTTAGAAGAATCTGCCGCAGAAGTAGCGCGTATTGATGTAAAATGGTTGGCACCAGACGACCATCCAGTAGTACAATTATTGTATAGCCGTGGGTATGAAAAAGGAACCATCTACGAAACAGAGGAATATTTCCTAGCACCACCCGATTTGTTTTACAGTAAAAATATAGAAGATTATCATATCGAGGATACAGGCGGCATTCCAAAACAAGCCTACAACACGGGGAAACTGGTGTCACTTGATAGAATGCGTATCAATGTGTTTTTAGACAATTCTATCGGAACCGATCTGCAAACGCAATCCGTCAATGCAATCAATGAACTTAACGGAATCAACAATTGCGCCTTATTCTTTGTACGTGTATTCAATGCCAATCAAGCACACATTACCATTCGAAGCGACTTTGGTGTAGAATCTACCAATGTGCTTGGGCGTGCAGGTTTTCCATCCAACGGACGTCCGTTTAATTTGGTAACACTCAACGTAGATCGTGTGGACGATTTTGGAGCAGACATCCGTAGAAATGTAGTCATTCATGAGTTGGGACACTGTGTAGGATTGCGTCATACCAACTGGCAAGCCAACAGAGAAAGCAGTGCGGTAAACATTCCGGGAACATCTGCATTTGACGCAGGTTCTATTATGTGGAGTTCGGCTAACGGAGGAACTCCATTTACGAATGGCGACTTAACAGCTTTTAGAGCATTATTTCCACGCGCTTTACGTATGGATGTGGTGAATGTCATTGACGATTACGATTACAGTGGAGAAATTTATGTGTTAGATGAGGTATATGTAGATGTTTTTGAAGATGGAAGTTATACCACAACATCCAACCTAAACAGAAACGTTACTGTCAACTACAAACTACGCATACAAGAATACAACCATACTTCGGGGACGTATACTTATAACAGAAGCAGAACGCTTACTGCGGGAAGCAATCGTTATTTCATTGACGAAGAAGAAGAAGAGTGTTCTCCGTACCAAGGTGAAACCTGTACCTCTGAAGATGTAGATATTACCTATGCGTTTAGCATATTATAG